A region of the Legionella sp. PATHC035 genome:
ATAAATTTTACTTACCTGTTCCAACTGCTAAAAAAAATAACTTATAATGATTATAAGATGTTTATAAAGCACCCTATATGCCCAAGAATTATTTTTCAAGCAAAGACGGAACAGTAACAAAACGACTGGATGAGGCATGGTCTGATTATCGAAACAGTTCGTTAAGCAAGGAAGATCGACTTAACGCTCTTGATTTTATGATTTATGTTTTTGATATTAAAAAACTTTCCAATAAAAAGAATGTACTTAATGAGCTTTTAGATAATCTAATGCGGGAGAGGGAAAAGAGAAAAAAAGAAAATCCCGACTACATCCCCGTCCTATCTAGAGGAAAATATAAATTAGAACCCAATAGAGTACTCAAACCCACGTCTGAGCCCCAAAAGTCTTCAGAAGCAGATATTCAAACGGCTTTTAACAGGGGTGAATTACTCGATGTTAATGAAAAAGATAAAAGGTTTGATAAAGCAGTAACCACTTTTTTGACCCCACAACAACGAGCAGAATTCAATATTGAAATCAATAATGGTCTATTTCATAAAGAAGGTAAAATTTTTGATTCTTCTCAATCAATAGCCCACAAAAAGCCTGGGTTTGTTGCATTCACTTTAAATACGAATTATGAGCTTTCTGTCTTTGAGCATCAATGTGGGCTATTGGATGAGCAAGGTAGATTATTACTTCACTCTTCGATGAACGCAGGTGCTCCTGTATTAGCTGCGGGTGAAATGGAGATAAAAAATGGCAAATTAATCAGCATTAATACCTACAGCGGACATTACCAACCCTCTTTATATTCTGTAGCACGATTTTTAGAATATTTAAGCAATCGTGGCGTAGATATTACGGAAACTAAACTCTATCTAGAAAATGAACCCAGTAAAGAAACTGGCCTTAAATACCAAAGAGGTCAATATGGTTATGAAATATCCGCAAACGATATTGTACATAGTGTTAAAAAGATTATGACGAGTAACCTTGAATATATTGATGAATATATTAACAGCAGCCGAACAAAATTATTTAATTTTTTCGGAAATAAATTGACCAAAGCTAAGTCTGCGATTGCACAAGAATTTCATGACGAACTGGTGTACACAATGGATACTTTGAAGGATTCCATTTCATTGTCAGATGTAAAAATATCGATTGAGTGCCTCGATTCAATAATCACGAGATATTCAGAAAAACTGAAGCAATTAGCCGGAAATCCTGGACGCTTGGATAATAAATTTTCTGTTCTGAACAGCTTAATTCAAGAGCAGCGAGAAAAGTATGAGCATTTCGATGATCAGGAGGAAGAACAACGAATTGAATGTTTTAAATCTCAACATTAAGAATTAGTAACCATTGGATATCTGATTCTTACTAAAAAGTCTCTTTAGAGACTAAATCCTAATCCCGGTTTCGTGCACTGTCCCTAGAGATAAAATTTCATTAGCTCCGGATCGTAGTTTGCCAGTTTTAATGGGGTTGAAAGCCGCGTTCGTAAACAGGTAATATCATGAGTTCGTGTTTGATTTAAGACTGTTAATGCATGTGCATCATGTTTGGCACTTATGCCTGCATTAGACAAACCTATATGATGCTGTAAACCAGTACCAACTGTCATAATTCTAATATGTGTTGAACGTAACATGGCAAAATCACGACCAATAGATGCCCCCCCCTCTGCGGGCCACCAGGATTCGGTCATGCGTTTTCTCCAATTATAAAATTCCAAATCTCGAGGCAATGCCTCTTCATTGAACTTTGGACAAGGGTAAAATGCGCGATCATTTCGGCAATACTCTTGGGCTATATGAGCCGGAATCCGCAGTTGCTCCTTACCAACTCTGTTAATCCAATGCTCTGCTCGTTGTTGCCAATTCCAGATCCGAAATCCAGCACTGAATTGATGAATCGCATTGATGAGTGGTTGCAAATCAAAATGTTGTTCCCCTTTGATTTCAATATCACCCAGGGTGTAATTAATGCCTCTTTGCATCACTTCATCATACTGTTCTAATAATTGCACACGTAGTTCTTCAGCAATTTTATATCCTCCTCTGATATAAGCTGCATTTTGGAGACAATCAAGCATCAGATTCAACATGTGAATATCCATCGCCCACACCGCGTATTGAAATGCTGAAATATGAAAGAATTCACGCCCGGCATCATCTTTTACGTACGCAGGTCTCGCGAGATAATGAATATGAGAAAAAGGACTCAGTTCGCAGAGCTTTTTAACCATCGCTTCCCCGCCCTTAACTGTATGCACTAATAATTTTTCGGTGATACGAATTGGGTTAGTTAATGAATAAAAGTGCTTGGATACTCCAGCGATTGAAGAAACCATAGGTTCGGGTTGTTTTCTTCGGGCAAAGAATAAAATTGTATCCGTTAGTTCCGGTATACACCATAGAATATGGGGTTCATTTTGGGTGGTCTTATCAATTAGAGCAGTTCCAGGACCTTTTTTTAGCTTTCTTTTCTTTTTTTTGGGAGGGTAGTGAAAAGCCATTTCGATGATCCTTACGATTAAAAGTCGACAATACATACTCCATACAGAGTAACTGCCCTCCTAACGACGTCAACTTCAATATCTTCTTTTTATCCGCAATTTTAAGATGAACCAAGTCAATACATCGGGTATAATAGGAAATTTTTAAATCCGACTGCCTAAGCTATGCCCATAAATACCTTACTTTATAAATCGACACAGGCTAAACAAGTATGGGGTCAGCTCCATGGAAGCAGCTTGGCGCTAGCACTTGCTGAATATTGTCAACAAACTCCCGGAATTAAGTTATTGATTGCCCAAGATAATCTCAGTGCAAATCAATTGCAAGCGGAGTTGAATTTCTTTCTCAATCCCGACAGTCCTCAAGAACTGTTATTTTTTCCGGATTGGGAAACGCTCCCTTATGACCAATTTTCACCCCACCAGGACATTATTTCAGAACGGTTGTACACCTTAAGCCGTATTCAACAAGTGACTGATGCTATTGTCATCACTTCGGCAAGCACATTAATGCACAGACTATGTCCTCCCGAATTTTTAAATCAATATGCTTTAATGCTAAAAGAAGGGCAAAAACTGGACTTAACCGCTTTTCGTAATCAATTACAACAAGCGGGTTATCATTGTGTGAATAAAGTACTTGAGCACGGAGAATTTGCCCTACGCGGATCCATTATTGATGTTTATCCGATGGGTTCCGGTTTACCCTTTCGTATTGAACTTTTTGACGATGAAATAGAAAGTCTACGCGAATTTGACACAGAAACCCAGCGCACAATAGAAAAAATAAAAGAAATCAATGTGTTACCTGCCCGCGAGTTTCCTTTAAACGAACAAAGTCAGCTCCTGTTTCGACGGGCTTTTAGAGAACTCTTTCCTGGCAATCCAAGTCAATGCCCTATTTATGAAGCGATCACTGAGGGACAATTCCCTTCAGGAATTGAATATTACCTTCCCTTATTTTTTGAAAAAACGGTTACTTTTTTCGACTATCTCCCAGAAAATGCCAAGATTTGTTTGATTGAAACGATTCAAAATAATGCAGAACAATTTTGGCAAGAATTAAACGAACGCTATGAGCAAAGACGATATGACGTCAGTAGACCTATTTTATCTCCCCCTGCTTGTTTTATTAATCCAACTGAATTGTTAACTAAAGCCAATACCTACGAGCAATTGCGTCTGTTCCAAAATCCTTCGGATAAAAAAGGGGCTGTGGTTAATTTTGATATTACTCCGGGCCCACAATTACCAATCGATAGGAAAACACAAGAACCCCTAAACCAACTTCGTACTTATTGTGCAGACACAACACGTCGTTATTTGATTGTAGTCGAGAGTGCGGGGCGGCGTGAAGTGTTACTGGATTTGCTTAAACCAAGCAGCATTAATCCTAAAGTACAATCTTCCTGGCACGATTTCATTAACGATAATGCTCCGATCAACATCACTACCGGAGACCTCATTTACGGATGTGAATTAAGACAAAGTCATATCGTGATTATTGTTGAATCCCAATTGTTTGGTGAACAAAGTACACCGCAAAGGCGCAGTGCGCAAAAAACAGTTGATCCTGACTTAATTATCCGTGACATGGCTGAACTTCGTGTTGGTGCGCCTGTAGTTCATCTGCAATTTGGTGTAGGACGTTATCAAGGATTACAGCATATAGAATCCAATGGGATTGCGAGTGAATTTTTAGTCCTAACCTATGCAGGCGAGGACAAGATTTATGTTCCTGTGACCTCACTTCACTTAATTAGCCGATATACTGGGGTTGATAGTGAACATGCCCCCTTACATAGACTCGGTTCAGATCAATGGCAAAAAGAAAGGAAAAAGGCCGCTGAAAAAATTCATGATGTGGCCATCGAGTTACTTGATCTCTACGCCAAAAGAGAAGCCCAACCTGGACACCAATATCAAATCGATCATAACGAATACGTTAAATTTGCCAGTGCCTTTCCATTTACAGAAACACCGGATCAATTACAGGCAATCGAGCAAATCATAAAAGATATGGAATCCCCGAGACCAATGGATCGTTTAATTTGTGGCGATGTAGGTTTTGGTAAAACTGAAGTAGCGATGCGCGCCGCTTTTGTTGCAGTGCAAAACAATAAACAAGTCTGTATTCTTGTCCCAACTACTTTGCTGGCAGGACAACACTTTGAATCGTTCCGAGATCGATTTGCGGACTTTCCCATTAATATTGAGTTACTTTCACGTTTTCGCTCAGCTAAAGAAACTGAGGCAGTGCTTGCCTCATTAAAATCGGGAACGGTTGATATAGTCATCGGGACTCATAAATTATTTCAAAGCAAGATTGCTTTTAAAAATCTTGGATTGCTTATTATTGATGAAGAACATCGTTTTGGGGTCAAACAAAAGGAGCACATCAAAGCACTACGTACCCATGTGGATATTCTTTCCATGACTGCGACCCCTATTCCTAGAACATTGAATATGGCAATGGCAGGAATAAGGGACATTTCTCTAATGACCACACCTCCAGCGAAACGTCTCGCAATTAAAACTTTTTGGCAAGAAAAAAAGGACCCTATCGTCCGTGAGGCGATACTAAGAGAAATCCTTAGGGGGGGGCAGGTTTTTTTCCTGCATAATAATGTAGAAACCATTGATCGAGTGTGTCAGGATTTACAAACCCTAGTTCCTGAAGCAAAAATACGCTCAGCTCATGGCCAAATGCGTGAACGTGAATTAGAACGAGTCATGTCCGATTTTTATCATCACCGTTTTAATGTATTGGTCTGTACCACCATCATTGAAACCGGTATCGACATTCCCACTGCCAATACGATTATTATTGATCGCGCTGATAAATTTGGTTTAGCCCAATTGCATCAATTACGTGGACGTGTAGGTCGCTCGCATCATCAAGCCTATGCCTACCTACTTACTCCGAATGAAAAATTATTGACCTCTGATGCCGTGAAACGTTTGGAAGCCATTGTCTCCTTGGAAGATTTAGGCGCAGGCTTCACCTTAGCAACCCATGATCTTGAAATTCGTGGGGCGGGTGAGCTTTTAGGAGAAGAGCAAAGTGGCAACATGCAAGCAATTGGATTTAATTTGTTTATGGAAATGCTCGATAGAGCAGTTCATGATTTAAAAGCTGGAAAGACACCTGAATTATCCGCTCCAATGCATCAAGGACCCGAGATCGATTTACGAATCAGTGCGATTATTCCTGATGAATACATTCCAGATATCCATAATCGGCTGATTATGTATAAACGAATTGCCAACGCAAAGACCAAAGAGCAGTTGCATGACTTACATGTTGAATTGATTGACCGATTCGGTTTATTACCTCATCAAGTCAAGCATTTATTATTGATTACGGAATTAAAATTAAAAGCCGAAAAAATGGGAATTCAAAAAATCAGCGCCGGCTCGCAACAGGGAAAACTGGAGTTTTCTGAAAATCCCTCCATTGATCCTGGCGTTTTGATTCATTTGATTCAAGTTCATGCGAAAAGATATCAAATGGATGGTCCTCAACGCTTACGATTTAACCTAGACAGTACTGATTCGGAAGGACGAATTTTTGAGATTAGTTCTCTACTCAATAAATTATCAGGTAAGGACGCCCAATAACCAAAGCATTCTCTGTACGATGAACCCTAAGAAAAGAGAACAACTCTAGAACCTGGATACAGTCCTTTTGGCTGTATCCAGGATTAGCAAGTATCCTCATGTTACTGAATCGCAAGAAATACGAATATCACAGGTTAAAGCCCCAAATAATGTGGATTTTAACTAGTCCCACCGACGGTCAAAGCATCTATTTTTAGAGTAGGTTGACCGACACCAACAGGAACGGATTGTCCCTCTTTACCGCAAACGCCAATTCCACGATCTAATCCCAGATCATTTCCAATCATACTGATTTTTTTCATCACGTCAGGCCCATTGCCGATTAAGGTTGCTCCTTTAACTGGTGCAGTAATCTTACCATTCTCAATGAGATAAGCCTCACTTGCAGAAAATACAAATTGACCAGAAGTAATATCAACTTGTCCCCCTCCAAAATTCACCGCATACAAGCCACGTTGTACAGAACGAATAATTTCTTCGGGGTCATGTTGCCCTGCCAACATGTAGGTATTGGTCATTCTGGGCATGGGTACGTGTGCATAAGATTCACGTCGGCAATTGCCTGTGGATTGCATGCCCATCAATTTGGCATTCAACTTGTCTTGCATATAATTCACCAAAACGCCATTATCGATCAATGTAGTGCATTGCGATGGAGTTCCTTCATCATCAATAGTGATGGAACCTCGTCGGTCTTTCAATGTACCGTCGTCAACTACCGTAACACCTGGTGCAGCCACTTGTTGGCCAATACGCCCCGAGAAAGCAGATAATCCCTTGCGATTAAAATCACCTTCCAAACCATGCCCGACGGCTTCATGCAATAATACGCCTGGCCAACCTGGTCCCAAAACGACAGGCATTGTTCCTGCAGGTGCCGGTTGGGCCTCCAAATTAATCAATGCTTCGCGCACAGCTTCTCGTGCATAGCTTAGAGCGTTGTCTTTTTCGTGAAAGTAGGAATAAGGCACTCGACCACCCCCTCCAGAACGAGCAGACTCCCGTTTTCCATGCTTGTCTTCTACAATAACGCTCACGTTGATACTGACCAAAGGTCTCACATCTGCAATCATTTGCCCATGCATTCCAGCGACCATCACGACTTCGTAGCAACCACTTAATGAAGCATTGACCTGAATGACGCGCGGATCGATGCGGCGAGCTTCTTTATCAATCGCCTCTAATAAAGCAATTTTCTCTTGTTTGCTCATCCCCTCAATAGGATTTAATCCTTGATAGCGACTGATTGCAGCACTTTGAACTTGAATGGATTGAACGGGTTTGGAACCAGTGAGGGCAATAGAACGAGCCGCATCAGCTGCGCGCAACATCGAAGGAAATAAAATATCATCGCAATAAGCAAAACCTGTTTTATCACCACTAACCGCTCGAATACCCACCCCTCTATCCAAAGAAAAACTACCGCTTTTGACCACAGAGTCTTCTAAGTACCAGGACTCATAGCTGCAACTTTGGAAATAGAGATCCGCATCATCAATATGATGGCTCATCATGGTTCTAAATAATTTTTCTATACCCGTCTCATCTAATGATGCAGGAGCTAGTAAAATTTTTTTTGCTGTAGTAAGGGCTTCTGTCATTTAATCATTACCTTTTTAATAAAACTGTTATTCATAGAGTTTAAACTCTATTATAAGTTTAATACATGGTGTTCCAAACAGGGGAAATTTCGACGTAATTCGTGCTGATTTTGTAAATCGATCTCTGCCGTCACTACACCCACACCTATTTCATGCTGTGTCAGGACTTTACCCCAAGGATCAACAACCATGCTATGACCAAAAGTACTCCGCCCATTTTCATGCCGCCCGCCTTGGTTGGCTGCTAAAACATAACAAAGATTTTCAATCGCTCGGGCTCGCAACAATACTTCCCAATGAGCAAGACCTGTTACGGCTGTAAATGCAGAAGGGACGGTAAACAATTGCGCTCCTTTGAACATCAGGAGTTGATAAAGTTCTGGAAAACGTAAATCGTAACAAACCGTCAATCCAATTTTTCCAATCGGAGTATCTACTAGAGCCAAATCATGCCCGCGCTCAATAGACATCGATTCTTTATATGCCTCTCCTGCTGAGACGCTTACATCAAATAAGTGAATTTTATCGTAACGCGCAGCGCACTTACCTTGGGCGTCATAAACCAAACAACTCGCACGTACTTTAGAGCCCATACCTTTAAGAGGGATTGTTCCGGCAATAATCCACAAACCGAATTTTTTTGCCAATTGACTGATTTTTTCTTGTATTGGACCTACACCAAAAACTTCACCAATCTGCAATTTATCGGTTTCATGAAGCCCCATAAATGCGAAATTTTCAGGCAAAAGTACCAGTTCTGCCTGTTCGTCACGGGCTTGCTTAATCAGTTGTTCCACTTGTTGTAAATTCTCAGCAACATGTGCTGAGGAAACCATTTGTACTAATGCTGCCCGTGCCATAATAAATCCTAAAATTTTGACTTAAAAACGGTCGAAACATATATCCAAAGTAGCCTGCGTACAGCGAATTGCCCCTCATCACAACGGTAAGGAGCGATAAGGGGGAACGGCGCTGTAACCGGTTTACAATACTACTATAGTACTATAGAACCTCAAAACAAAAATACTTTGTTTTAAAACTTGAAATATAGGAAACTAACCCATAGATATGCTAGACTAAATATAAACATAGAGGAGCTTCAAACAATGAACCGAAATGATGTCACCATCCTTACACGACGTAATGAATCAGTGCTTTCGAGTAATAAGGTACTGCGTAACACTTATCTATTATTAGGTCTGACATTTTTGTTCAGTGCGTTTATGGCAGTTTTATCTCTTACAAGTGGCGCACGTCCCATGAACCCTCTTCTGATGATAGTTGGTGTTTATGGTTTGATGTTTTTGACTCAAGCTTTAAGAAACAGTGT
Encoded here:
- the mfd gene encoding transcription-repair coupling factor → MPINTLLYKSTQAKQVWGQLHGSSLALALAEYCQQTPGIKLLIAQDNLSANQLQAELNFFLNPDSPQELLFFPDWETLPYDQFSPHQDIISERLYTLSRIQQVTDAIVITSASTLMHRLCPPEFLNQYALMLKEGQKLDLTAFRNQLQQAGYHCVNKVLEHGEFALRGSIIDVYPMGSGLPFRIELFDDEIESLREFDTETQRTIEKIKEINVLPAREFPLNEQSQLLFRRAFRELFPGNPSQCPIYEAITEGQFPSGIEYYLPLFFEKTVTFFDYLPENAKICLIETIQNNAEQFWQELNERYEQRRYDVSRPILSPPACFINPTELLTKANTYEQLRLFQNPSDKKGAVVNFDITPGPQLPIDRKTQEPLNQLRTYCADTTRRYLIVVESAGRREVLLDLLKPSSINPKVQSSWHDFINDNAPINITTGDLIYGCELRQSHIVIIVESQLFGEQSTPQRRSAQKTVDPDLIIRDMAELRVGAPVVHLQFGVGRYQGLQHIESNGIASEFLVLTYAGEDKIYVPVTSLHLISRYTGVDSEHAPLHRLGSDQWQKERKKAAEKIHDVAIELLDLYAKREAQPGHQYQIDHNEYVKFASAFPFTETPDQLQAIEQIIKDMESPRPMDRLICGDVGFGKTEVAMRAAFVAVQNNKQVCILVPTTLLAGQHFESFRDRFADFPINIELLSRFRSAKETEAVLASLKSGTVDIVIGTHKLFQSKIAFKNLGLLIIDEEHRFGVKQKEHIKALRTHVDILSMTATPIPRTLNMAMAGIRDISLMTTPPAKRLAIKTFWQEKKDPIVREAILREILRGGQVFFLHNNVETIDRVCQDLQTLVPEAKIRSAHGQMRERELERVMSDFYHHRFNVLVCTTIIETGIDIPTANTIIIDRADKFGLAQLHQLRGRVGRSHHQAYAYLLTPNEKLLTSDAVKRLEAIVSLEDLGAGFTLATHDLEIRGAGELLGEEQSGNMQAIGFNLFMEMLDRAVHDLKAGKTPELSAPMHQGPEIDLRISAIIPDEYIPDIHNRLIMYKRIANAKTKEQLHDLHVELIDRFGLLPHQVKHLLLITELKLKAEKMGIQKISAGSQQGKLEFSENPSIDPGVLIHLIQVHAKRYQMDGPQRLRFNLDSTDSEGRIFEISSLLNKLSGKDAQ
- the tldD gene encoding metalloprotease TldD gives rise to the protein MTEALTTAKKILLAPASLDETGIEKLFRTMMSHHIDDADLYFQSCSYESWYLEDSVVKSGSFSLDRGVGIRAVSGDKTGFAYCDDILFPSMLRAADAARSIALTGSKPVQSIQVQSAAISRYQGLNPIEGMSKQEKIALLEAIDKEARRIDPRVIQVNASLSGCYEVVMVAGMHGQMIADVRPLVSINVSVIVEDKHGKRESARSGGGGRVPYSYFHEKDNALSYAREAVREALINLEAQPAPAGTMPVVLGPGWPGVLLHEAVGHGLEGDFNRKGLSAFSGRIGQQVAAPGVTVVDDGTLKDRRGSITIDDEGTPSQCTTLIDNGVLVNYMQDKLNAKLMGMQSTGNCRRESYAHVPMPRMTNTYMLAGQHDPEEIIRSVQRGLYAVNFGGGQVDITSGQFVFSASEAYLIENGKITAPVKGATLIGNGPDVMKKISMIGNDLGLDRGIGVCGKEGQSVPVGVGQPTLKIDALTVGGTS
- a CDS encoding carbon-nitrogen hydrolase family protein, with product MARAALVQMVSSAHVAENLQQVEQLIKQARDEQAELVLLPENFAFMGLHETDKLQIGEVFGVGPIQEKISQLAKKFGLWIIAGTIPLKGMGSKVRASCLVYDAQGKCAARYDKIHLFDVSVSAGEAYKESMSIERGHDLALVDTPIGKIGLTVCYDLRFPELYQLLMFKGAQLFTVPSAFTAVTGLAHWEVLLRARAIENLCYVLAANQGGRHENGRSTFGHSMVVDPWGKVLTQHEIGVGVVTAEIDLQNQHELRRNFPCLEHHVLNL